In Pseudomonas nunensis, a single window of DNA contains:
- a CDS encoding sugar phosphate isomerase/epimerase family protein has product MRIALDPYMYRTLSLGKMVDKVAELGYEHIELSPREDFLPFYKAPRVDKARIKEFRKALSDTGVKLSSLLPMYHWAAADEGLRVAAVRNWKRAIQIAVEMDCELVNTEFTGQSDNPLVCENQFMRSMDELIPEFEREGIKLDIQAHPYDFCERNNESVDIIRGLDRDWINYLYAAPHTFFYDDGVGDIASMLKYAGSKLSHLIIADTYNHKASSGLRYIVNPPGVVATVHQHLDIGQGEVNWEEFFSTLREIQFDGIATVSVFAWEDRPDESNRMMLERVKSEFCR; this is encoded by the coding sequence ATGCGCATCGCACTAGACCCCTACATGTACCGCACCCTGTCCCTGGGCAAGATGGTCGATAAAGTCGCCGAGCTCGGCTACGAACACATCGAACTGTCGCCCCGCGAAGACTTCCTGCCGTTCTACAAGGCCCCCCGCGTGGACAAGGCGCGGATCAAGGAATTTCGCAAAGCCCTGAGCGACACCGGGGTCAAACTCTCTTCCTTATTACCGATGTACCACTGGGCCGCCGCCGACGAAGGCCTGCGGGTCGCCGCCGTGCGCAACTGGAAACGCGCGATCCAGATCGCCGTGGAAATGGACTGCGAACTGGTCAACACCGAATTCACCGGCCAGTCGGACAACCCGCTGGTGTGCGAGAACCAGTTCATGCGCTCCATGGACGAGCTGATCCCCGAGTTCGAACGCGAGGGCATCAAGCTCGACATCCAGGCGCATCCGTATGATTTCTGCGAGCGCAACAACGAGTCGGTGGACATCATTCGCGGCCTCGATCGCGACTGGATCAACTACCTCTACGCCGCGCCGCACACGTTCTTCTATGACGACGGCGTCGGGGATATCGCCTCGATGCTCAAGTATGCCGGCTCCAAGCTGAGCCACTTGATCATCGCCGACACCTACAACCACAAGGCGTCCTCGGGCTTGCGCTACATCGTCAACCCGCCGGGTGTGGTGGCCACCGTGCACCAGCATCTGGACATCGGCCAGGGCGAGGTGAACTGGGAGGAGTTTTTCAGCACGTTGCGTGAGATCCAGTTCGACGGCATCGCCACGGTGTCGGTGTTCGCCTGGGAAGACCGGCCGGATGAGTCCAACCGGATGATGCTGGAGCGGGTCAAAAGCGAATTCTGCCGCTAA